A part of Gemmatimonas groenlandica genomic DNA contains:
- a CDS encoding OPT family oligopeptide transporter → MAYIAPETRLRELTPVPLLVGAVLGLIFGASSLYLVLKVGLTVSASIPVAVISITIFRLFARLGGRDATILEHNIVQTAGSAGESIAFGIGVTMPAILILGFDLEIARVLLVAVLGGVLGILMMIPLRRALIVAQHGVLKYPEGTACAEVLKAGANAESRAAASDAAKREQEALGGAGTSARTIFTGFGIGIVYKTAMSALRAWKDVPEKVFGAPFSAASVSVEVSPELLGVGYIIGPRVAAVMFAGGVLAYLVLIPMIAYFGSALTTPLAPEARALIRDMGPGAIRNAYVLYIGAGAVAAGGIISVIRSMPTIWHGLREGLRDVSNSTAATVRDTVRTDRDLSIKLVLLGIVALLVALVGASPLYVGGTGFGTRIAAALLIVVFGFLFVTVSSRLTGEIGSSSNPISGMTVATLLLTCLAFVLLGWTGSNYYVTALSIGAIVCIAASNGGTTSQDLKTGFLVGATPRSQQIAIVVGALVSALALGPILLRLNAAGTVYVSASAIAADAPGGTALTSGETVDVRTLARRESVDGLMADGSTDSREYWVWHKQDPSGGNAEKYLVDDAGKPVYFVDPGINGSIRKLANGQDVPKFDAPKATLMSYIIKGILGGKLPWGLVLLGAMIALVLELSGIPSLAFAVGVYLPISTSAPIFVGGVVRWAVDRWIARKHVGRNLTDDELAAEGDKSPGVLMASGYIAGGAIAGILIAFVAGVPAMAGLNRAIEAMSANNPLFSGPMADALSLVPFVALIAVLYLTGREKLLARPATGPS, encoded by the coding sequence ATGGCGTATATCGCCCCCGAAACCCGCCTGCGCGAGCTTACCCCGGTTCCGCTGCTCGTCGGTGCGGTGCTCGGCCTGATTTTCGGCGCCTCGTCGCTGTATCTCGTGCTCAAAGTCGGGCTCACCGTGAGCGCGTCGATCCCGGTGGCGGTCATCTCGATCACGATCTTCCGCCTCTTTGCACGACTGGGCGGCCGTGATGCGACGATCCTCGAGCACAACATCGTGCAGACGGCGGGCTCGGCGGGCGAATCGATTGCCTTCGGCATCGGCGTCACGATGCCGGCGATCCTCATTCTCGGCTTCGACCTCGAGATTGCGCGCGTGCTGCTGGTGGCGGTGCTGGGCGGTGTGCTGGGCATTCTCATGATGATACCGCTGCGTCGGGCGTTGATCGTGGCGCAGCACGGTGTGCTGAAATATCCGGAGGGGACGGCGTGCGCCGAGGTGCTCAAGGCCGGCGCGAATGCCGAGTCGCGCGCGGCGGCGAGTGATGCGGCGAAGCGCGAGCAGGAAGCGTTGGGTGGGGCTGGCACGAGTGCCCGCACGATCTTCACGGGCTTCGGCATCGGCATCGTGTACAAGACGGCGATGTCGGCGCTTCGCGCGTGGAAGGATGTTCCTGAGAAAGTGTTCGGCGCGCCCTTCTCGGCCGCGTCGGTCTCGGTGGAAGTGTCGCCGGAGTTGCTGGGAGTGGGCTACATCATCGGCCCGCGCGTGGCGGCGGTGATGTTTGCTGGTGGCGTGCTGGCGTATCTCGTGCTCATTCCGATGATCGCCTACTTCGGATCGGCGCTCACGACCCCGTTGGCACCAGAGGCCCGCGCGCTGATTCGCGACATGGGCCCCGGAGCGATCCGTAACGCGTACGTGCTGTACATCGGCGCGGGCGCGGTGGCGGCGGGCGGCATCATCAGCGTGATCCGATCGATGCCGACGATCTGGCATGGGCTGCGCGAGGGACTGCGCGATGTGTCGAATTCCACAGCTGCCACGGTTCGCGATACGGTGCGGACCGACCGCGACCTGTCGATCAAGTTGGTGCTGCTCGGTATCGTTGCGCTGCTCGTCGCGCTGGTGGGCGCGAGCCCGCTGTACGTGGGAGGCACCGGCTTCGGCACGCGGATCGCGGCCGCGCTGCTGATCGTGGTGTTCGGCTTTCTGTTCGTGACCGTGTCGTCGCGCCTCACCGGCGAGATCGGTTCGTCGTCGAATCCGATTTCCGGCATGACGGTGGCTACGCTGCTGCTGACTTGTCTGGCGTTTGTGCTGCTGGGGTGGACGGGCAGCAACTACTACGTGACCGCGCTGTCGATCGGCGCGATCGTGTGCATCGCGGCGTCGAATGGCGGCACAACGTCGCAGGACTTGAAGACGGGCTTCTTGGTGGGCGCCACGCCGCGCTCACAGCAAATTGCGATCGTGGTTGGGGCGCTGGTGTCAGCGTTGGCGCTCGGACCGATTCTGCTGCGTCTCAATGCCGCCGGTACCGTGTATGTGAGTGCGTCGGCGATAGCGGCCGATGCGCCTGGCGGCACCGCGCTCACCAGCGGCGAGACCGTGGATGTGCGCACGCTCGCGCGTCGTGAGTCGGTGGACGGTCTCATGGCCGACGGCAGCACCGACTCGCGCGAGTACTGGGTGTGGCACAAGCAAGACCCGAGCGGTGGCAACGCCGAGAAGTACCTCGTGGACGACGCGGGCAAGCCGGTGTACTTCGTGGATCCGGGCATCAACGGCAGCATTCGGAAGCTCGCGAACGGTCAGGACGTCCCCAAGTTCGACGCGCCGAAGGCCACGCTGATGTCGTACATCATCAAGGGCATTCTGGGCGGGAAGCTGCCATGGGGGCTTGTGCTGCTGGGCGCGATGATCGCGCTGGTGCTCGAGCTGTCGGGCATTCCGTCGCTGGCCTTTGCGGTCGGCGTGTATCTGCCGATCTCAACGTCCGCGCCGATCTTTGTGGGCGGTGTGGTGCGCTGGGCGGTGGATCGCTGGATCGCGCGCAAGCATGTCGGGCGCAACCTTACCGACGATGAACTGGCGGCGGAGGGCGACAAGAGTCCCGGGGTGCTGATGGCGTCCGGTTACATCGCGGGCGGCGCGATCGCCGGCATCCTGATCGCCTTCGTGGCGGGAGTACCGGCGATGGCGGGGCTCAATCGTGCGATCGAAGCGATGTCGGCGAACAACCCACTGTTCTCGGGGCCGATGGCCGACGCGCTGTCGCTGGTGCCGTTCGTGGCGTTGATCGCGGTGCTGTATCTGACTGGGCGCGAGAAGCTGCTGGCGCGGCCTGCTACAGGGCCTTCTTGA